The Paracoccus sediminicola genome has a segment encoding these proteins:
- a CDS encoding carbohydrate kinase family protein — protein MILCCGESLIDMLPEGGAFLPLPGGSVYNTAVALGRLGADAGYLWPLSTDDFGAALRGPLDKAGVDMSLCPETARLTTLAFVFLNDGNASYSFYDEGTAGRMFDSAEIPALPDTIDALFIGGISLIQEPCGSTVEEMAQRASEKGAVIMVDLNIRPSLIDDERATRDRLEGLMRIADIVKMSDEDATWLFPDHAPADTAVQLLDLGPRLILRTHGSEGATAIYRGGDVHRPADQVEVADTIGAGDTFNAGLLTALSESGKLSKTALDGLDDETLRDALDLAGRSAAVTVSRAGANPPWRDEL, from the coding sequence ATGATCCTGTGCTGCGGCGAATCCCTAATCGACATGCTGCCCGAGGGCGGTGCCTTTCTGCCCCTGCCGGGAGGCTCGGTCTACAATACTGCCGTTGCTCTCGGTCGTCTTGGGGCTGATGCGGGCTATCTCTGGCCGCTCTCGACCGATGATTTCGGAGCTGCGCTGCGCGGGCCACTGGACAAGGCAGGTGTCGATATGTCGCTCTGCCCCGAGACCGCACGGCTGACGACGCTGGCCTTCGTTTTCCTTAACGACGGAAATGCCAGCTACAGCTTCTATGACGAGGGCACGGCGGGGCGGATGTTCGACAGCGCCGAGATTCCCGCCTTGCCCGACACGATCGATGCCCTGTTCATTGGCGGGATCAGCCTCATCCAGGAGCCCTGCGGCTCGACGGTCGAGGAAATGGCACAGCGGGCCTCGGAAAAAGGCGCTGTCATCATGGTCGATCTGAATATCCGCCCCAGCCTGATCGACGATGAGCGTGCCACGCGCGACCGGCTGGAAGGGCTGATGCGGATCGCCGATATCGTGAAGATGTCGGACGAGGACGCCACATGGCTGTTTCCCGATCACGCCCCGGCCGACACCGCCGTGCAGCTTCTCGATCTGGGCCCCCGGCTGATACTGCGCACCCATGGCTCGGAGGGCGCGACGGCGATTTATCGGGGCGGAGATGTGCACCGCCCCGCCGATCAGGTCGAGGTCGCCGATACGATCGGCGCGGGGGACACGTTCAATGCCGGGCTGCTGACGGCCCTGTCCGAATCCGGCAAGCTGTCGAAAACCGCGCTGGACGGGCTAGATGACGAGACGCTGCGGGACGCGCTCGACCTGGCCGGGCGCAGCGCCGCCGTGACCGTGTCGCGCGCCGGGGCGAACCCGCCCTGGCGTGACGAGCTGTGA
- a CDS encoding DUF6280 family protein, with protein MRDFVDGSAFNFEQGQRARKLFAAVVLAALDDAIADDKKYGNGPEQIARWARSRDGREVLSCAGIDPNERVVKGLMEFVSKGVRTSVALSREESERRQAAEDAEAA; from the coding sequence ATGCGTGATTTCGTAGACGGCTCTGCCTTCAATTTTGAACAAGGCCAGCGCGCCCGCAAGCTGTTTGCTGCGGTGGTTCTCGCTGCGCTCGATGATGCTATTGCTGACGACAAGAAATATGGCAACGGCCCGGAACAGATTGCCCGCTGGGCGCGCTCGCGCGATGGGCGCGAAGTTCTGTCCTGCGCCGGGATCGACCCGAATGAGCGTGTGGTCAAGGGCCTGATGGAGTTTGTGTCCAAGGGCGTTCGCACCTCTGTTGCGCTGTCGCGCGAGGAAAGCGAGCGTCGCCAGGCTGCCGAGGACGCCGAGGCCGCGTAA
- the dinB gene encoding DNA polymerase IV, translating to MTEAAAPRRIVHIDMDAFYASVEQRDNPELRGKPVAVGGARQRGVVAAASYEARQFGVRSAMPSVTAARRCPDLIFVKPRFEVYREVSEQIRAIFARYTPQIEPLSLDEAYLDLTGRLAAGETATATARRIRAEILAETGLTASAGISYCKFLAKIASDQNKPDGQFVIPPGQGEAFIAALPVAKFHGVGPATAAKMQRLGIATGADLRAQSLEFLQARFGKSGSWYYNISRGIDHRQVKPDRIRKSIGAERTYFEDIQALEDGQAALAPLAAKVWRHVERHEARGKTVTLKVKFANFQQITRAYSRHRPVTSELELLGLAQALLANVMPDPRGVRLLGITLSGFAQNDENPDGQLDLFE from the coding sequence ATGACCGAGGCGGCCGCGCCGCGCCGCATCGTCCATATCGACATGGACGCGTTTTACGCGTCGGTCGAACAGCGCGACAATCCCGAACTGCGCGGCAAGCCCGTGGCGGTCGGCGGGGCGCGGCAGCGCGGGGTGGTCGCTGCCGCCAGCTATGAGGCGCGGCAATTCGGGGTGCGTTCGGCGATGCCCTCCGTCACTGCCGCGCGGCGCTGCCCGGATCTGATCTTCGTGAAGCCGCGTTTCGAGGTCTATCGCGAGGTCAGCGAGCAGATCCGCGCGATTTTCGCCCGCTATACTCCGCAGATCGAGCCTCTTTCGCTGGACGAGGCCTATCTGGACCTGACCGGGCGGCTGGCAGCGGGCGAGACGGCGACGGCGACCGCGCGCCGGATCCGGGCCGAGATCCTGGCCGAGACCGGGCTGACCGCAAGCGCCGGGATCAGCTATTGCAAGTTTCTGGCCAAGATTGCGTCGGACCAGAACAAACCGGACGGGCAGTTCGTCATCCCGCCCGGGCAGGGCGAAGCCTTCATCGCCGCGCTGCCGGTCGCGAAGTTTCACGGCGTCGGACCGGCGACGGCAGCCAAGATGCAAAGGCTGGGGATCGCGACGGGGGCCGATCTGCGCGCACAGAGCCTCGAATTTCTTCAGGCGCGCTTCGGCAAGTCGGGCAGCTGGTATTACAATATCTCGCGCGGGATCGATCATCGGCAGGTCAAGCCCGACCGAATTCGCAAATCCATCGGCGCCGAGAGGACCTATTTCGAGGATATTCAAGCGCTCGAAGACGGGCAGGCGGCGCTGGCACCACTGGCGGCGAAGGTTTGGCGCCATGTCGAACGTCACGAAGCCCGTGGCAAAACCGTGACACTGAAGGTCAAGTTTGCCAATTTTCAACAAATCACCCGCGCATATTCGCGGCATCGTCCGGTCACGAGCGAATTGGAGCTGCTGGGACTGGCGCAGGCTTTGCTGGCGAATGTCATGCCGGATCCGCGTGGAGTGCGTCTTTTGGGGATCACCTTGTCAGGTTTCGCACAAAACGATGAAAATCCAGACGGACAGCTTGATCTTTTTGAATAA
- a CDS encoding YgfZ/GcvT domain-containing protein: MTDRRILRVTGPERVEFLQGLVTNDVTRAPVYAALLSPQGKYLADFFVIPDGDALLLDVAADQAEDLKRRLSMYKLRAKVEIEDDPREVTRGVGPAPEGAIADPRDPALGWRGYGVGESDDTDWDALRIAHLVPQSGAELQVNDSYILEMGFDRLNGVDFRKGCYVGQEVTARMKHKTQLKKGLRRVSLEGEVAPGTPILSADGREAGMLHTVAGGQGLAYLRFDRIGEGMTAGGVPVRAE, translated from the coding sequence ATGACCGACCGCCGTATCCTGCGCGTGACCGGCCCCGAGCGGGTGGAGTTCCTGCAGGGGCTCGTGACGAATGACGTGACGCGCGCGCCGGTCTATGCGGCGCTGCTGTCGCCGCAGGGGAAATATCTGGCCGATTTCTTCGTCATACCCGACGGCGATGCGCTGCTGCTCGATGTCGCCGCGGATCAGGCCGAAGATCTCAAGCGCCGCCTGTCCATGTACAAGCTGCGGGCAAAGGTCGAAATCGAGGATGATCCGCGCGAGGTGACGCGCGGCGTCGGCCCTGCGCCCGAAGGCGCGATTGCCGATCCGCGCGACCCGGCGCTTGGCTGGCGCGGCTATGGGGTGGGCGAAAGCGACGACACCGATTGGGACGCGCTGCGCATCGCGCATCTGGTGCCGCAGTCCGGGGCCGAATTGCAGGTGAATGACAGCTATATCCTGGAAATGGGTTTCGACCGGCTGAACGGCGTCGATTTCCGCAAGGGCTGCTATGTCGGGCAAGAGGTCACGGCGCGGATGAAGCACAAGACCCAGCTCAAGAAGGGTCTGCGCCGGGTGAGCCTGGAGGGCGAGGTGGCGCCGGGCACCCCGATCCTTTCGGCTGACGGGCGCGAGGCGGGCATGCTGCACACGGTCGCCGGTGGGCAGGGGCTGGCCTATCTTCGCTTTGACCGGATCGGCGAGGGGATGACGGCCGGGGGCGTGCCGGTCCGCGCCGAATGA